In the genome of Thiorhodovibrio winogradskyi, the window TCCCGGCGCGTCCGGCAAACAGCCACGCGCCCGGGCGATAGGCGCGCCAGTAGGCACGCAGTTGCGCCAACAAGGTCGGCGAGAGCGGGACCATGCGGTCCTTGGCGCCCTTGCCCTGTTCAATGCGCAACAGTCGGCGCTCCCCATCGATATCGCCAACGCGAACCGCCAGCACTTCGTTCAGGCGCAGCCCGCAGCCATAGCACAGGCTGAGCATCATGTGATGGCGCACATCCGCACAAGCGCGCAGGATGGCCGCCACCTCTTCGCGCGTGAGCAGCTCGGGTATGCGTTGAGGGCGCTTGGGCAGGGTGACGGCCAGGTCCACCGCCGGCCAGTTGAGCACCTGGAGGTAGAAAAAGCGGATGCCATGGTAGAACAGGCGCACGCTTGCCGGGGCGAGCCCACGCTCGCGCACCAAGTGCTCGAAGTAGCACTGTACATCATCCGGCATCAAGGTGTCAGGCGCGCGGTGGGTAAATTTGGCGAGATCGCGCACCGCGGCGAGGTAGCTCTGGTGGGTGCGCGGGGAGAAGCCATGCATCTGCATGGCGGCAATCATACGTTGGCGTAATGCGGTCATCGTCAGACCCTCTGTCAACGACCCTGATTGGGTCATCTTCAGTGTGGGCGACAATGTGCAATTGCGCTGTCAGTGGCAGGTGTGGGTTGGGGGCCGGTAGGTCCGGAAGCTCCGCGGAGCGGATTAGTTCAACGCCAGCATCAGCCGCGCGAGCGGGAGCGAGCGTCGGCTGGATGCAATCGTTAGGCTCTTTTTGACCATTTTGCCGACACCAGGAAAAAGGTAATGAAGCCAAAACAAGCAACGAATGCTTGCCCGTTTTGCGGATTTCGTGCGACTCGCATTCTTGGACCTGCAACGCAGCCTGCATCGACGCACGCCAAAGGCTATCAGGTTGAGTGCATTAACTGCGGCGCACGCGGGCCTTGCGGGTTTGCGGATGAATCTAGCGCAATCCGTACTTGGGATTGCGGCGACGTTGGTTTTCAGCGTCCGCTTGTTTCAGCCTAACGACAAGCTCAGCCGACGCCTGCTGAGCGATA includes:
- a CDS encoding tyrosine-type recombinase/integrase; the encoded protein is MTALRQRMIAAMQMHGFSPRTHQSYLAAVRDLAKFTHRAPDTLMPDDVQCYFEHLVRERGLAPASVRLFYHGIRFFYLQVLNWPAVDLAVTLPKRPQRIPELLTREEVAAILRACADVRHHMMLSLCYGCGLRLNEVLAVRVGDIDGERRLLRIEQGKGAKDRMVPLSPTLLAQLRAYWRAYRPGAWLFAGRAGTRLAPTTLQKAFTQAKQRAGVHKVGGIHGLRHAYATHQLAAGLPVQRLQRLLGHQSIHTTLRYVHWLPSAREGEGMLDVIAQLEAAHG